CGCGCGTTCGCAAGGTTATCGAAATCGGTCGGCCAATTATCGAAGGTTTCTGGAACGATCTCGGGCACCTCGCGTCATCCATGCTAGGCGACGTGGCTTCCGCCGAGCGGGCCTCGCTGCAACTGATGGAAGCGAAGGCGAGCACTGTAGCTCAAGCCGATGATGCGTCACGACAGGTTCTGACTGACGTTCCGGATCTAATCACTGAGCGGGTGGAGCTACTGCGCCGACTAGGCAGACTACAAGCACTTGCTCAAGGGATCGATGCGGGAGAGAGCCTTGGCAAGTTCGTATTCGGCTCGTCGTGGCACGGTCGAGGATCCGATTGGGCCGCTCTCACGCAAGCCGAGCTTTGGCTGAAAGAAAATGGCTCGATCCGACATCTGGCTGCGCGGTTGCCTGAAAGAATCGAGATCGCAAACTCGGCACGTTCAGCACGTGAAGCGGCCCAAGCGGCAGCGCGGGAATTGAAGGCGCTTACAGGGGATTTGAAAGCCGATGCTCCCTCCTTGTTTGGAGTAGTCGATTTTCCGGACGTCGCGATAGGCGAGGTCGTTTCTCGGCTGCAGGGTTGGCTCGATCATCAGGAGCAGCTCTCGAAATGGGTTGCCTATGAAGAGCGATCCGAAACGGCCCGAAAGGCTGGACTGGGACAGTTGATAGACGGCCTAGCCAACGGCCAGATTACAACAGGATCGGCTCGATCAGTTTTTGATATGGCCTACTACGAACGAATGTTTCTGGCGATGGCGACCGATGAGCCGGAGCTGGCAAGGTTCGACGGGGAACTGCATTCCAGGGCTGTACGTGACTTCGCAGATCTGGACCGCCAGCGCATCAAGGCCGGCGCCATCGAAGTTGTAACGGCTCATCACCGGAAAATTCCTTCAAGAGACGGCGGAGCTGGACCTGTCGGACTGCTTCGTTCTGAGATGGCGCGCAGACGAGGCCACATGCCCATCCGGCAATTGATGCAGAAGGCAGGCCCTGCCATCCAGGCGCTGAAGCCAGTGTTCATGATGAGCCCGCTTTCGGTGGCGCAATTCCTGTCGCCCGGCCGGATGTCCTTCGATCTGCTCGTGATGGACGAGGCGTCTCAGATCCAGCCCGTGGACGCACTTGGCTCGGTCGCCAGGGCCAGTCAGGTGGTCGTCGTTGGCGACGAACGCCAACTGCCACCCACGACATTCTTCGCGAAGATGACAGGCTCGCAGTCTGAAGATGACGAGGGTGAGGGCGCGCAGGTCGCCGACATTGAAAGCATCCTCGGCCTGTTCACGGCCCGCGGCTTGCCGCAGCGTATGCTGCGCTGGCACTACCGTAGCCGTCACCAATCTCTAATCGCAGTATCGAACAGCCAGTTCTACGAGAACCGGCTTTTCATCGTGCCAAGCCCTTATACCCAAGAGGCAGGTATGGGGTTGCGGTTTCATCATGTGCCGGAGGGGGTCTTCGATTCCGGCGGCACAGGAACCAATCCGGTAGAGGCGAGAGCAGTAGCGGAGGCGATCATCCGTCATGCGAAGGTGAACCCGCAAGAGACTCTAGGCGTTGCAACATTTTCGGTTAGCCAACGCCGCGCGATCCAGGATGAACTCGAAGCGCTGCGGCGACTAAATCCCGACACCGAGGAATTCTTTCACGCTCATCCAAGCGAGCCATTCTTCGTCAAGAACCTCGAAAATGTTCAAGGCGATGAGCGCGACGTGATCATGATCTCGGTGGGGTATGCCAAGAATGCCCAGGGATACATGGCCATGCGTTTCGGCCCTCTTGGCGCGGAAGGCGGCGAGCGTCGGCTCAACGTCCTCATAAGCCGCGCCAAGCGCAGCTGCGAAGTATTCGCGTCCATCACAGACGAGGACATCGACCTGGAGCGTGGCAAAGGGAAAGGCATCTTCGCCTTCAAGCTCTTCTTGCACTACGCGAGAACAGGGCGAATTTCGCTTGCCCAAGTCACGGTTCGCGAAATGGATTCAATCTTTGTAGAACAGGTAGCCAACGCGCTGATCGAAATGGGTTATCAGGTTCATGCTCAAGTGGGCATTGCCGGCTTCTTCATCGACCTCGCAGTTGCGGATCCAGAGAGGCCAGGCCGCTATATTCTTGGCATCGAATGCGATGGCGCAGAATATCACTCATCTCGCTCGGCCAGAGATCGAGACCGGCTTCGGCAGTCGGTTCTGGAAGACCATGGTTGGATCATCCATCGCATCTGGAGCGCTGACTGGTTCCAACGGCCTCGTGAGCAGCTGGAGCGAACCATACTAGCGATTGAGGCCGCCAGAAAAGAACTCGATGAGCGGGCCGAATTGGGGGTCCAGAGAAATCGAGCTGTAGCCGTGCAGGTTGTTACGGTCGACCGAGGCAACGTGACGGAAATCGGTCTCGAAAGCACAAACGGATCCGAGACACCCAATCGAGCCTACGAAGAGGCCGAACTAAAGCGACCGGGATCGTTCGAACTCCACGAGACGCCCAGCGGAATCATGGCCGGACTGGTCGAGCAGGTCGTGGCTACAGAAACGCCAATCCATGTCGACGAAATAGTTTCGCGTATTCGGGACGCCTGGGGTCTGCAGCGGGCCGGTGGCAGGATTCAGGATGCAATCGAGCGGGGGGTAAGCATAGCACAGAGAGGTGGTTCAGTAGCCCGTCGAGGCAACTTCTGCTTCAAGCCAGGTGTTCCTGTTCGTCTCAGGGATCGCAGTGGGGTCGTGTCCGCTGGATTGCGCAAGCCCGAAATGATTGCGCAGGACGAGGTCGCCCAAGGCGCTATGGAAGTCGTGAAATCCAACCTCGGTGCGACAGAGGAAGAAATCGCCACAGGCGTTGCCAGGATGCTGGGCTTCAAAGCCACAAGCGCACAATTAAGGCAGCTGATTTCAGCTGGGGTCGCCGATTTGGTTGCCAAAGGAGTGTTACGGTCCCAAGACGGCTTGTTGGTGGCCGGCGAATCCGCGAGCGAGAAATTAGCTGAAGTGTAACGGGGCGCTGCAGCGCCCTCGTTGCAATTTCTGTCGAAGCTCGGAACACCTCTTTTGCTGGCGGAGGCCGAATGGCATTTCGATTCGTACACACGGCCGATATTCATCTCGACTCGCCGCTTCGTTCGCTGGCGATGCGAAATCCCGATCTTGCCGGGCTGGTGGGCGACGCCAGCCGCCAGGCATTCGTTTCGATAGTGGATCTCTGCCTTGAGGAACGTGTGGCCGCGTTGGTCATTGCTGGCGACCTATACGATGGCGACCAGACTTCAATGAAGACAGCGCGGTTCTTGGGCGCGCAGATGACACGCCTGCACCAGGCCGGCATCATGGTTTTCAAGATCCGCGGTAATCATGACGCCCTGTCGCGGATTTCCAAACAGCTGGTATTTCCCGACACCGTTACCATCTTTGGTGGTCGTGCTCAGTCGGTATTGCAGACAGCCGGCGGTCTGGACGTCGTATTCCATGGTTTGAGCTTTGCGAACCCTAAGGCGCCGGACAGCCTGTTAACCAAATATCCGGCGGCTCGTGAAGGGGCCGTCAACATAGGCATCATGCATACCAGTCTGGCTGGATCGCCAGGTCACGACGTTTACGCGCCCTGCAGCATCGCTGACTTGCACGCCCACGGTTTCGACTATTGGGCCCTCGGCCACATCCATGCTCGCCAAGTCCATCCTGGCGCCAGTGCCGTGGTGATGCCGGGAATACCGCAGGGGAGGGATATCAACGAGGCCGGTGAGAAATCAGTCACCCTGGTGACGGTGCGCCACGACCGTTCGGTGGAGATCGAGGAACGGCTGACCAGCGTTGCGCAGTTCGAACGGGTGAGCGTCGACCTTACCGGAGCGGTGGAGTGGCCCGAGGCCGTCGCGCGTGTTCGCTTCGCACTCGAAGAGATGCGGGCAACCGTCCGATCGCGTCATGCTGTGGCTCGCATTGGCCTGACAGGAACGTCACCACTGATGTGGGCGCTGATCCGCGACAGGGACCTCCTTCTTGCCGAAGCCGAACAGGCTGCGGAACAGCTAGGCCATACGTGGGTGGAGAAGCTCGAGCTTGACCTCGCGCCGCCTCGGACGGAGACCGCCGAGGATATTGCTGATCCGATTTTCGAACTCGAGCAATCAATGCGTGCCGATGCCACCTCGGAGGCCTTCCGCGCTGAGGCGAGGGCGTTCGTCCAAAAGATGGTCGCCGACCTTCCGGCCGACGGGCGGGATTTTGCTGGGACGGACGAAGCCGGGCTGGAACAGTTCCTCGATCAGGTGCTTTCCAAGGGCGCGGACTTGGTGACTGCCCGCCTTAAGGCCGGTGGATCGTCATGAGGTTGCGGCGCCTTGACCTCATTCGTTATGGAAAGTTCACCGATCGTTCGATCGACTTCGGACCCAAACCGGAATCCGGACCTGATCTGCATATCGTGTTTGGCCTGAATGAGGCCGGCAAATCGACTGCGCTTTCGGCCTATCTAGACTTGCTGTTCGGCATCGAGGAACGGAGCCGCTACAACTTCCTGCACGAGTACAGTGCCATGCGCATCGGCGGGGTGCTGGAACTGGCCGGCTCCGAACACACGTTCACGCGTACGAAACAGCGCAGTAATTCGCTATTGAATGCGACGGGCCAACCGGTAAGCGAGGTGGCGATCACGGCGCATCTCGCCGGTCTGTCGCGCGACGCCTACACGACGATGTTCTCACTCGATGACGAGACGTTGGAAGCCGGCGGAAAATCTATCCTGGAGTCGCGGGGCGACCTCGGCAAGCTTCTGTTCACGGCCAGCGCCGGTCTTGGGAACGCAAGTGATACGTTGAACGCCCTCGAGGCCGAAGCAGACGCTCTGTATCGGAAGCAGGCGCATGGAACCGAACTGGCGCTGTTGAAGAAGCGCCTTGTTGACGTAAAGTCGCGCAGGGATGCGATCGACACCCTTGCATCAACCTACGAGGGCCTGGAGGCCGAACGTCTCGATGCAGCGCAGCAGTACGGCCGAACCATCAGCGATCGGGCGGTGCTGGTGGCCAGGCTGGATACCTTTGCTCGTTACGTGCGTGCTGCGCCGATGCTGGCGGATATCCGGCGCAAGATTGCCCGGCTGGATCAGCTGCCGGACATCGCCTCCCCAGCCCGGACATCGACGGGAAGTGTCACCGAACTGATCGATGACGATGCCAGCCTCAGAACGCGGCTGTCCGCAAACATCGACGAGACCGAGCGCCTGGCGGAAAAAGTCACTGCGGTCGACGAGGACGAACCGATCCTGTCGATTTCCGAACGCATTCGCGGGCTGGCGGAGAGCAAGGTGCGCCATACCGCGGCTGGCTTTGACTTGCCCACTCGCAGGATGGAGCTGCAAATCCTCAACAACAGCGTGGCGAGCTGCCTTGCCGCCTTGGGCCGATCTTCCGAGGCGGATCCTGGCGCGCTGCTTCTGCCTGCCGTCACCGTTGGCGTCGTTCGCGCCATGGTCGAGCAGAGGTCCGGGATTGCTACCGGGATGCGTGCCGCTCGCGACGAAGCCGCGGCGGCACTCGATGCGCTGCAGGTGGCAAGGCAGCGGGTCGGCGAGGAAAGGGCGGTGCCCGAACCTGCCAGGGCAAGGCTGGGCTCGGCTTTGTCGAAAGCGCGAGCAAGCGGACACCAGGCAGAGATTAGGACGGCTCGCGAGGCGGAAGATGCGGGAACAATCCGATGGAAGGCGGCGCTCGCGCGCTTGCGTCCATGGAACGGAGATGCCCTCGCTCTCGCCAACGTCGCGGTTCCGAGCGCCGGGCAGATTGCCGCCTGGAAGACGGTAGCGTCAGAACTGGCAAGGAACACCGCCGTACTTGCCGAACGCCTTGCTGAATACGAGGGCAACCATGCCATGCTCGCCGCACGATTGGATGCCCTTCGTGCCTCGGGCGACATTGTCGACGATGAAGCGGCTACCGCCATCCGCCGAGTTCGCGATGATGCGTGGGCAACGCACCGCGCAGCGCTGACCGGTGACACCGCTGACGACTTCGCCGTGGCATTGGCGCGCGATGACATTGCCAGCGCAGGCCGGCTGGCCGGCGCGGCGGATCTGGCTGAGATCCGGGCAACTACGCGCGAGCTGGCCGAGGCCGCGGCCAACCTGTCACGCAACGGCATCCAACGCACACAGCTCGGCAAGGATGTGGATACCCAATTGTTGGAAATCCGCGCGGCCGCCAGGGACCTGCTCGGAGACGCCGTGGAACCTTCGTCTGAGCGCCTGATCGAAAGGATCGAGGATCAGATCGAGGCGCGCAGCGATGCGCTCGCTGCCTGGGAGCAGATCGAACTTGCTCGCTTGAAGGCCGAGCGAGCCGCTGACGCCGGCGAGCAGATACGCTTGGAAATGAGAGCAGTGCTGGGAAGCGTCGGCATTGTATCAGAGTCCAACGACACCCTCGAAGCAATCATGGCCATCGCGGAGCCGTTTCTGGATCGGCAGCGCAAGGTGGACGCCGAGTATGCCGAGGCGCTCAGAATGGTGAGCTCCAAAGAAGAGGATCTAGCGGCACGACGGGTTGCAGTAGGTGTGGCGGAGCGTCGCGAGGAGGAATGGCTGGCCGGCATTACCGAAGCACTCAAGGGAACTTGGCTCGAAAGCGGGCTCTCCGCATCCGGCGTCGGCACTGTGCTCGATCAATTGGCCGAACTTTCAAGAAGCCTGCAGGAACGGGACGACCTGCAGCTGCGTATCGACAAGATGGAGGCCGACAGGGCCAATTTTCTGGTCGAGGTCATCGCCGTTGCGGTTGAAGCCGACGAGCCGACGAAGGATACCGACCCGGAGCAGTTGGCCATCCGCCTTGCCGAGCGCCTAGAGCGTGCCGAGCGGACACGTGAAACGAAGGCAAGCCTCGGCAACGACCTGAAGCGCCTCAAGGAGGCGCGCGACATCCTCGACACTGAGATTTTGGCACACGAACGCCGCAAGAACGAGGTGCTGGGCGTCTTTGGTGTCGCCACTCTGCCCGAGGTAGTCGAACGCGATGAGCTGTTGCGTGAGCGCGATGGCTTGCGCACCACCGTCGCCGAACTTGAGGAACGGATAGTGGCGGAGCTCGCGGTCGACGGATTCGAGCAGGCCCGCTCGATCCTGGACGCGATCGATTTCGACGGCCTCGCGGTCGAGAAGGCTGAGGGTGAGCAGCGGCTTCGCCTGTTCGATGAAACCATCCAGCAACAGCTGATCCGGCAGACGCGCGCGGCCGACAAGCTGGACGCCATCGGCGGTGATAGTGCGGTTGCACGCCTGGATGCTGAACGGCGCACAACCCTGCTGGAAATCGAGGAGAAGGCCGTTCGCTACATAGAGCTGAAGCTTGGCATCATGTCGGCTGGCAATGCTTTGCGGATCTACCGTGAGAGCCATCGCTCCGGCATGATGGCGCGCGCATCAGACGCGTTCAAGCTAATGACGCGTGGCCAGTATTCGGGGCTGACAACCCAGCCTGTAAGAGGTGGTGAGGTTCTCATTGCTGTGCAGGGTGACGGGCAATCCAAGGTCACCGAAGCGCTTTCAAAGGGTGCACGATTTCAGCTGTACCTTGCCCTAAGACTCGCCGGTTATTACGAGTTCGCGCAATTTCGGCCCTCGGTCCCATTCGTCGCCGACGACATCATGGAGACGTTCGACCATATTCGCTCGGAGGAGGTTTTCAGGCTGTTCGGAGCGATGGCAAACACAGGTCAGGTCATCTACCTGACGCACCATAAGCATCTATGTGAAATAGCTGAGGCTGTCGTACCGGGAACGAGGATCCATCAACTCGCACAGTAATTTTCTCCGGAATACGTGAACGAACCAGTGAAGGACGCCGAATTTGACGGCAAGTATGCGCCCAAAGTCAGACGTTCCGGCAAACTTCGCGTTCGTCCAAAAGCGGACATATCGCCCGAGCCATAGACGGCCCCGATGTGCCCATAATGGACGTCCTGCAAATTCATTGTCCTGCCGAATCTGGACTTCGAGAGCTGGCCCTAAACAGCAATTGTATCGCGCCTAGCCGTCCTATCGCCGGGGCGCCAATTGTAAACAACGGCGAACTATACCAATATCGTTACTGGCTTCTTCCGGTGCGACTCGGGAGAACGGGATGGGCAATGAACGCGAAGACGCAAACGGGAAAACACAGCGCCGCTGGCCAATACCTCGGCTATGCGCTTCAACCTGTACGCCTTTGCTTTCACCTGCTCAACGCGCCTAGCGGCGCCTTGGTCTCTCTTGAACATTTAGACGATGTGGCGGTTCACCTGGTCGGCGGCGAAGTCGTTCTTGAGCAAAGCAAGAGCGCACTGAAGCAAAATCCGATATCCGACTGGGCTGCGGACCTGTGGAAGTCTCTGGCCAACTGGCTCAGCTTCATGGCGGCGGGAGAGATCGACCCGGCGACCAGCCATTTCCGGCTATATGTCACACCGGTGAAGGCGGGTGCCTTCGCGATCGCGCTGAACGACGCGAAAACAGATGCCGACGTGGAGGCGCTGGTCGCTAACCTCGCCAAAGCCCACAGCAAGCTGAAAGCTGCACCGGCATGCGACGCCGACGTCCAAGCTTTCCTGAACGCTGATGCGGCTCATTGCGCCGCCTTGGTCAAGAATCTCGCCGTTATCAGCGTCGATGCAGATCCCGTCGATCCGATACGCGCGATCTTCAAGCCGACGGTCTCTCCGCTCATCATCGACCTAGTGTGCGAACGCGCGATCGGCGCTGCGAAGGAGGCGGCGGACAGGCTGATTAGAGCTGGCAAGCCCGCCATCTTGGACGTGGACGCGTTTCAGGCCGAGCAAAGAGCATTTGTTCAGAAGAACAACCTTCCAGGGCTGCTGTCGTCTTTCACCAAGCAACCGCCTGTCGAGGCCATCGAACAATTGATCGCCGACCGTCCCGCCTTCGTCCGCCAACTCGAGCTGATCGAGGTGGGAGACGAAGCGTGCGTCCGGGCTGTTAGCGATTACCTTAGGACGCTCGCCGACATCTCGATCTGGGGCGAAAGCGGGCTAATCTTTGAGAAGAACCTAAGTGACTGGGACGATGATCTTGTCGGTCGCTATGAGCACGTCAGTGCAGAGGTGCACGACATACAGGCCGGACACCCCGCAACGGTTCGTGGTAGAATAGTTTACAGGCGCTGCGCGCAGTTGCAGCCTCCACTCGATGGTCGAGTCGTCCCCGGTCATTTCGTCCACGGATCATTCAACGCCCTTGCCCACGGCCTGCGCCTCGGCTGGCATCCCGACTACCAGACTCTTTTGGAGCCAGCGACTTGATTGAGGCTGGCCGATCGCACCTACCGCTCAGCGACCTCGCCCTTGTCCAGAATCCAGGACTTGGGGCTTTCGCATTGTGGCAATTTGGCCAAGGTTTCCAGGCTGAGGACGAACGTCCAGCGCCGTTCGCCTTGGCGTTTCTCGTGCTGCCAATCGTCCTGCATCGCGCAACGCTCGAAATCGTGACTTCGACAAACCGACCCTCTGGACTGGCGCTCTTCGCGGCCAAGCTCGGGAAGGAACGGGAACAACTCCTCGCCGTCCACGAGCGAGCGCTGCTGCTGCGTACTCTGACATTGCAATCGGCCGCTGTCGGTGTGAGCGGGCGGCTGCTGTCCGTGGATTACAAGGATGCTACTTTAAGAGCAAACGTACCAGAACCGAAACCGAGGAGGCTCGTCCTTCCAGAGCGCGTCAAGCACCTCGGACCTGCCTCGGAGAAATTGGGTTTCTGGTTTTCGAACCTGGGGACCGCGCAGGTGGCCAACCTGTTACGGGTGGAGTTCTAGATGTATTTCCAGCTTCGAAAACTGATCCTTTGGCCCCGCAATGGTGCAGCGCCGCGGGTCGTCAAGTTCGAGCCCGGTGTCGTCAACGTCATCAGCGGCGCGTCGAAGACCGGGAAGTCCGCCGTTATCCCTATTGTTGATTACTGTCTGGGCTCGGAGAAATGCGCGATTCCGGTGGGCGTAATCCGCGAGAACTGCAGCTGGTTCGGCATTCTGATCGAGACGCTGGAGGGCGAAAAGCTCTTGGCGCGACGCGAACCGGGGGACCAACAGAGCACAGGCGACATGGTGCTGCTGGAGGGCGCACAGGTCGAAATTCCGGAGACGATCACCGACAAGACCACCAATGTCGACACGGTCAAGCGCGCGATGAACCGCCTGGCAGGACTGACTGACCTCGACTTCGAACCAGGTACAGAGAATGGATTCAAGCAAAGGCCAAGCTTCCGCGACCTCATGGCCTTCACGTTCCAACCTCAGAACGTGATCGCCAATCCCGACGTGATGTTTTTCAAGGCCGATACGACGGAACACCGGGAGAAGCTAAAGACCATCTTCCCGTACGTTCTGGGCGCGGTCACGGCAAAGATTCTCCAGGCGCGGTTTGAGATCGATCGGCTCCAGCGCAACCTCCGCCGGAAGGAGGCTGAGCTACGCGCGATCGTGTCGGCAACTGGCGCTTGGCGGGCGGAGGCGGAGGCGTGGCTGCGTCAGGCAGTCGAACTTGGCCTAGTCGATTCCTCCACTGAAGTGCCGAAGGACTGGAGTGACGTTGTTGACCTGCTTCGGCGCGTGTCGAACAGCAACTCAAGTCTTGCTCGACCAAGCCTGGCCGGCATCGATGTGGTGCTGACGCGTCTGGAAACCCTTCGTGCGTC
The window above is part of the Mesorhizobium sp. WSM4904 genome. Proteins encoded here:
- a CDS encoding AAA family ATPase, encoding MRLRRLDLIRYGKFTDRSIDFGPKPESGPDLHIVFGLNEAGKSTALSAYLDLLFGIEERSRYNFLHEYSAMRIGGVLELAGSEHTFTRTKQRSNSLLNATGQPVSEVAITAHLAGLSRDAYTTMFSLDDETLEAGGKSILESRGDLGKLLFTASAGLGNASDTLNALEAEADALYRKQAHGTELALLKKRLVDVKSRRDAIDTLASTYEGLEAERLDAAQQYGRTISDRAVLVARLDTFARYVRAAPMLADIRRKIARLDQLPDIASPARTSTGSVTELIDDDASLRTRLSANIDETERLAEKVTAVDEDEPILSISERIRGLAESKVRHTAAGFDLPTRRMELQILNNSVASCLAALGRSSEADPGALLLPAVTVGVVRAMVEQRSGIATGMRAARDEAAAALDALQVARQRVGEERAVPEPARARLGSALSKARASGHQAEIRTAREAEDAGTIRWKAALARLRPWNGDALALANVAVPSAGQIAAWKTVASELARNTAVLAERLAEYEGNHAMLAARLDALRASGDIVDDEAATAIRRVRDDAWATHRAALTGDTADDFAVALARDDIASAGRLAGAADLAEIRATTRELAEAAANLSRNGIQRTQLGKDVDTQLLEIRAAARDLLGDAVEPSSERLIERIEDQIEARSDALAAWEQIELARLKAERAADAGEQIRLEMRAVLGSVGIVSESNDTLEAIMAIAEPFLDRQRKVDAEYAEALRMVSSKEEDLAARRVAVGVAERREEEWLAGITEALKGTWLESGLSASGVGTVLDQLAELSRSLQERDDLQLRIDKMEADRANFLVEVIAVAVEADEPTKDTDPEQLAIRLAERLERAERTRETKASLGNDLKRLKEARDILDTEILAHERRKNEVLGVFGVATLPEVVERDELLRERDGLRTTVAELEERIVAELAVDGFEQARSILDAIDFDGLAVEKAEGEQRLRLFDETIQQQLIRQTRAADKLDAIGGDSAVARLDAERRTTLLEIEEKAVRYIELKLGIMSAGNALRIYRESHRSGMMARASDAFKLMTRGQYSGLTTQPVRGGEVLIAVQGDGQSKVTEALSKGARFQLYLALRLAGYYEFAQFRPSVPFVADDIMETFDHIRSEEVFRLFGAMANTGQVIYLTHHKHLCEIAEAVVPGTRIHQLAQ
- a CDS encoding DNA repair exonuclease, which produces MAFRFVHTADIHLDSPLRSLAMRNPDLAGLVGDASRQAFVSIVDLCLEERVAALVIAGDLYDGDQTSMKTARFLGAQMTRLHQAGIMVFKIRGNHDALSRISKQLVFPDTVTIFGGRAQSVLQTAGGLDVVFHGLSFANPKAPDSLLTKYPAAREGAVNIGIMHTSLAGSPGHDVYAPCSIADLHAHGFDYWALGHIHARQVHPGASAVVMPGIPQGRDINEAGEKSVTLVTVRHDRSVEIEERLTSVAQFERVSVDLTGAVEWPEAVARVRFALEEMRATVRSRHAVARIGLTGTSPLMWALIRDRDLLLAEAEQAAEQLGHTWVEKLELDLAPPRTETAEDIADPIFELEQSMRADATSEAFRAEARAFVQKMVADLPADGRDFAGTDEAGLEQFLDQVLSKGADLVTARLKAGGSS
- a CDS encoding ABC-three component system protein is translated as MNAKTQTGKHSAAGQYLGYALQPVRLCFHLLNAPSGALVSLEHLDDVAVHLVGGEVVLEQSKSALKQNPISDWAADLWKSLANWLSFMAAGEIDPATSHFRLYVTPVKAGAFAIALNDAKTDADVEALVANLAKAHSKLKAAPACDADVQAFLNADAAHCAALVKNLAVISVDADPVDPIRAIFKPTVSPLIIDLVCERAIGAAKEAADRLIRAGKPAILDVDAFQAEQRAFVQKNNLPGLLSSFTKQPPVEAIEQLIADRPAFVRQLELIEVGDEACVRAVSDYLRTLADISIWGESGLIFEKNLSDWDDDLVGRYEHVSAEVHDIQAGHPATVRGRIVYRRCAQLQPPLDGRVVPGHFVHGSFNALAHGLRLGWHPDYQTLLEPAT
- a CDS encoding three component ABC system middle component, with translation MIEAGRSHLPLSDLALVQNPGLGAFALWQFGQGFQAEDERPAPFALAFLVLPIVLHRATLEIVTSTNRPSGLALFAAKLGKEREQLLAVHERALLLRTLTLQSAAVGVSGRLLSVDYKDATLRANVPEPKPRRLVLPERVKHLGPASEKLGFWFSNLGTAQVANLLRVEF
- a CDS encoding DUF3320 domain-containing protein, translating into MELLDLSARNRLLNVPRFSKSAKTIDIVDEKSSEIYRLLVTEGKAFTFLAGKPDRPKAGQDESSPPDEEIDYSPVALAQPEDDGVDNRGISARHSDTKLQTRMTPTGLQRRLLDLYHDARTLEEEQGVNILFLALGMLKWIDPNNKENIRQAPLILVPVRLERGAAGEKFRLRARPEDLTANLSLELYLDRIHKLALPRFEVGDDFDVSAYLDAVAEAISTKEGWEVLRDDMVLGFFSFAKFLMYRDLDPDLWPDGAKIIEQPKIRSLLSDGFETREPLMSDDIAIDPHIAPAEMLHIVDSDSSQTLAIHDVRKGRDLVIQGPPGTGKSQTIANIIGSAVADGKTVLFVAEKMAALEVVKRRLDTAGVGDACLELHSNKANKRMMLEELRRTWQLGSPRGQLPSSLTDRLLEARDKLNAHAARMHVAFGASELTPYQVLGQLTRLRQVGQKPVDIELTDATSWTTDGVSQRRKLLDEVSQRINEIGLPIHHPWRGVGLDVVLPTTIERLVPRIAALLDQAKALHAKLVGIAERIKAEPPKILSDSGEIEDRAELLASAPGLPAEALVSPVWDERPKDISSLLWSGTDFARKSEELSEQLAATAIDTPIEGLETELAKLPSEFPKDGFHRARQLTILLPRLREEAERLNQELGSAILPDTLAGLLRLAVTGERVAAAPDASPEAFAATVWDSGLEQAGDLADSVATLEAARADLQGKVVDAAWSTEVAAARQALATHTGILKALNGDYRRATALARTIVVDPSAPATQIVGLLDLLMKGQAAAARVREGDAFGRSAFGADWRGERSASAPLLALVEWMRTLRGLGPEPRIIAGRMAERSEAGARAARVRKVIEIGRPIIEGFWNDLGHLASSMLGDVASAERASLQLMEAKASTVAQADDASRQVLTDVPDLITERVELLRRLGRLQALAQGIDAGESLGKFVFGSSWHGRGSDWAALTQAELWLKENGSIRHLAARLPERIEIANSARSAREAAQAAARELKALTGDLKADAPSLFGVVDFPDVAIGEVVSRLQGWLDHQEQLSKWVAYEERSETARKAGLGQLIDGLANGQITTGSARSVFDMAYYERMFLAMATDEPELARFDGELHSRAVRDFADLDRQRIKAGAIEVVTAHHRKIPSRDGGAGPVGLLRSEMARRRGHMPIRQLMQKAGPAIQALKPVFMMSPLSVAQFLSPGRMSFDLLVMDEASQIQPVDALGSVARASQVVVVGDERQLPPTTFFAKMTGSQSEDDEGEGAQVADIESILGLFTARGLPQRMLRWHYRSRHQSLIAVSNSQFYENRLFIVPSPYTQEAGMGLRFHHVPEGVFDSGGTGTNPVEARAVAEAIIRHAKVNPQETLGVATFSVSQRRAIQDELEALRRLNPDTEEFFHAHPSEPFFVKNLENVQGDERDVIMISVGYAKNAQGYMAMRFGPLGAEGGERRLNVLISRAKRSCEVFASITDEDIDLERGKGKGIFAFKLFLHYARTGRISLAQVTVREMDSIFVEQVANALIEMGYQVHAQVGIAGFFIDLAVADPERPGRYILGIECDGAEYHSSRSARDRDRLRQSVLEDHGWIIHRIWSADWFQRPREQLERTILAIEAARKELDERAELGVQRNRAVAVQVVTVDRGNVTEIGLESTNGSETPNRAYEEAELKRPGSFELHETPSGIMAGLVEQVVATETPIHVDEIVSRIRDAWGLQRAGGRIQDAIERGVSIAQRGGSVARRGNFCFKPGVPVRLRDRSGVVSAGLRKPEMIAQDEVAQGAMEVVKSNLGATEEEIATGVARMLGFKATSAQLRQLISAGVADLVAKGVLRSQDGLLVAGESASEKLAEV